The nucleotide window CATCTGATGCAATTGGGCCTGCAGACATGATTCGACGCAGATAGCAAGATTATCATCACCGCATCCTATAGTACAAATAGTGGGGAGACCCTCCCACAATGAAGAAATTTTCCCGAGAAAAATCTAGACCTACTTATCCATCACTCCACTACGCTTCTTCCCGCGCGCCTCAACTCACAGGGCAGACAGATAATACCCGATGAAGTGGATCCAGCCATTTAACCACGAGGAAATCTTCCCGAGAGTAATCTTTCCGAGCCGCCGATTCTCGCCTATCGCGGTTTATCGTGCTGACTGCCTTTGTAGATCACGACGCCTACAGACTTTTAGGGCCCACGAAGATGGTATAAATAAGGGAGTAGGATCTGAAGAAAATTATCTTCTGGTCAATAGATACTGTTATACACTTTAGATAACTCCCCTCGGCCTTGAGATAAACATGGCGCTGATACCTGGGCTATCTCGCTATGTCTGGGCTAGTATTCTATGCTCCATGGGGGGCTTTCTTTTCGGGTGTGTATATCCTGCGCTTGTCGCAAAATGTAGCTTCGCTGCTCTATAACAAATTCGTTAACCATCATACATCTATGCAGGATGGACACCGGCATCATCGGCTCCGTGGTAGTGATGGACCAATTCAAGCAGAAATTCggctccttctcatccatcgtCCATGGTCTAGTAGTCTCATCCATCCTGATCCCTGCGGCCTTTTCGTCGTTCTTCGGAGGGAAACTAGCCGACTGGATCGGACGACCCAGAAGCATCGCAATCGGTGCCCTTATTTTCGGTATCGGATGTGCCTTTGAAGCAGGTGCAGTGCATCTGGCCATGTTTATCGTTGGCCGTGTTGTCGAGGGTCTCGGCGAGGGTCTATACCTGGGGACCCTAGTAGTGTACGTCCCCATCTTTTCCCTCCATTATCCAGCCAAATATCTAATAAGCAACAAAAGATACATCTGCGAAATCTCCCCACCAAGTCAACGAGGCCCACTAACCACCGGCCCTCAACTCCTCGTCACAATGGGCCTCGTAGTCGGCTTCTTCACCTGCTACGGCTGCGAGAAAATGCCTTCATCCATGGCGTGGCGAACGCCATTCACCGTCCTGGCCTGCATTTCCATCGTCTTCAGTCTCGCTGCGTTCTTATGGCTAATTGATTCCCCACGATGGCTCACACTCCATAATCGCGTCGACGACGCCACTCGCGCTTGGGAATATCTGCAAGTAAGCCAGGCCGATCGCGAGGAACTcctcgaagaggaagaggaagtcgacGTTCGTGAAGAGGCCCTGACGCATCCGCTCGCCCCGACGGAGAGTGTCCTTGCGCCGAATACCCTTGATCAGGTGGTTTCCCGCCATAGTCGCGTATCTACCCGCCGGACGAAGGGTAAGGGGATGGAAGAAGCCTCGCTGTTCGATGCATTCAAGCCCGATGTGCGCAGTCGCACGCTCCTTGGCCTGTTTCTCATGGGTATGCAGCAGATGGCTGGGATTGACGGAGTTTTATACGTACGTTCCACTTCTCCTGATTTACTATCTTGATCATCAATTAACGTACAAAAGTATGCCCCCATGCTCTTCGAACAAGCCGGCATGACCTCCTCCCAAGCCAGCTTCCTAGCCTCTGGCGTCTCCGGCCtagtcatcttcgtcgtgaCAATCCCAGGCCTCATTTACGCCGATTCCTGGAGCCGGCGCGCCAACGTCATCCTCGGCGGTCTGGgactcaccatcaccatgttCGTGATCGGTTCATTGTACGCCGCCGATGCAGTGCACCATTCGACCGGCGCAGGTCGCTGGGTCGTTATCGTCGCGATTTATCTTTTCGCTGCTATTTATAGTGTCTCGTGGGGCGTGAGTTGCAAGGTCTACGCGGCGGAGATCCAGCCTCAGCGGACGAGAGCGAGCGCGACGTGTCTGGCGCATGGGAGTAACTGGGTGTCGAATTTCTTTGTTGCGCTGATTACGCCGGTCTTGTTGGCGAGGAGTAGTTGTGCGGCATACTTTCTATTTGGGGGTTGTACGGCGCTGACGATTGTTGTTTGTGGGTTTTATATGCCCGAGACGAAGGGACGgtcgttggaggaggtggagaggtgCTTTGttagagggaaggaggattCATAGATTCGCTGGGTGGAGTGGGTTGATTGTAATGAGAGATGATAGATATGCCAATAGAATGACAGAGCTTGGTCCAGACACAATGATGTCCTCCTTGATAATAAATATCGAATGGTTGTAATGCTAGTCCTTCAGCGTTGTCCGGTGATATGGCCATCATGCTTTCTCCTCATAAATCGAAAACAAATCCTTCATTATAAATCCCTAAGTATTATTACATCATCTCATATAGTACACATACGCAGCCACTAATTCCCAGTAGCTTTCGCATACATATCCCTCGTATGCTCCCACACCTTCTTACCCACTCCACTACTCAGATACCCCTTAACCAACTCAGACTTCGCCTTAACAATAGAACTATCGTAATCCACCCGATACGCACCACTTCCCTTCACACCATCCGCCCCCACAGTATCCACGCCCTTAACCCGTGGCGCGAACAAAGGGCTCATAGCCGCGTACGCATGCCTCTCTCCAGACTCCTTAACAGATATGAGCCCGATCGACGATAAAAGAGGTGTCAACACAAAAAGAGCATTAGTGAGTCCCCTGACAAGTGGGTTGAATTCTCGCGTGACGTTCGTGTTCACGGCGCCAGGACGGCTATGAACCCAACTAATGTTCGGATGTGCCGCCGCAAGTTGCGCCATGTAGAGAGATGTCATGGTGCAGCCATGAGCGGCTGCATTGGAGAGACTGTAGTTGCTCCGAAGGTCGAGGTCATCTTCGATGAGTTTGCCCTCGTTTCCTGGGCTGAAGACGGAGACTACGCGGGCTAGGCGGTCTGATGAGGCGGCCTGGTTtaggagtgggaggaggttgtCGGCGAAGCGCATTCTGGCGTAGTAGTGGAGGCTGAGCTTGCGGTCCAGGCCTTCGGGTGTTTCTATTTCATGTTGAGTTGGAGTGAAGGGATGGGTGAAGGGGAAGTACTCACCATTCCTTCCCTGAGTGGTCAAAATCCCCGCGctcaggaagagaaggttTACTTGTGACTCTTTTTGAGCGATCTCGCGACATGTTGTGTCGACGTTCTTGAGTAGAGATATATCACTCTTGATGAAGTCAACTGTTGCGGATTGGTTAACGGCACGTAGTTCTGAGATGATCTCCGATGCCTGAGCTTCGTTGCGTCCAATCAAGTAGATGTGAGGAGCTGTCGCGTAACGAGTGAATTCCCTCGCTGTCGATAGACCGATTCCGCTAGTTCCGCCCACTACTTATTGTTAGTTGGCGTCTAAGATAGCAAAGTCATGCACATACCGAACACAGCAACCAAACCTGAACCCAGGTTCTTGATATTGGGTAGCTGCCCGCGAACCTCTGAAATGGCAACCATGTTCTTAGTTATTTGTTGGGTTTGTGTCAAAGAGAGTAATACAACTGATGAGAGGGTCGCTTTGCTAACAAATAAGCTGGTTGCGATGGTTTCTCAAGCCGTCAGTCCAGTTGACTTGGTCGCGTTAAATAGCTGCGTGGGAGATGATTGTGGCTAACGTCAGCCACGGCCCGGCTGACCAGATCCGGCAGATGGCTGAAGTCAGCCACTGCGGAACCCTCACTATATTTGCTGTCATCCTGGAGAGGATCGTACAGTTTCCATGTTTGACATTTTACTTCTACTGTCAGGCTCTGCTGGTATTAGGCAATTGATCATCATGTCCAGGCCCACCCAGCGAGGTCAACGCTATCAactcaatatatattttgtcgACAGACTTGCCGAACATCCGTTATCGGCCGTTCAGTGCTTCTAGTACTTTTAGTTGTGTTCCAGCACAAGGCAAGGGATAAATCTCTACTACAATTAGTACAAAAGATCACGGAAAGTGGTCCAGCAACAATTTAAACCATCAATAAGATGCACGCGGATCACACTGTGATGTTGTGCATTGGTTGCCAAGTAATCTTGATCGTGAGCATGTCTGTACACGGGTGTCACAACAGCATCAAATTCGGCTGAAAATGGTAGTTTATCAAGCTCATCGCGAGCGGGAGGAACTTATCATACGATAAGTCGGCTTGGCATGAGGGGTAGTCCGTACAATCGGCCGAGATGCGAGTGTAGATGGCATATAAATCCCGAGAGCTCCCTGCATGCAAATCCCGGACATCCTCATCAGTTTCAACATTCCGAGTTCCCACAACCCCGCTATGTCTTCTCAAGTACGCGTCGCAGTTACCCAGGCAGAGCCTGTCTGGCTAGACTTGGATGCGACCGTGAAAAAGACGTGTGATCTTATTGTGGAAGCAGCTGCGAATGGCGCTCAGTTGGTTGCTTTTCCCGAGTGTTGGATCCCGGGATATCCTGCCTGGATTTGGTGGGTACATGAACTGCACCGTGTGGAACGAATATAGAGACTGACAAATGATTATCGGTCTGCAAAGGACACGACCTGTTGACATGCGCCTGTCATCTACTTATATACAAAACTCCTTGAAGATCGATTCCCCGCAGATGGCCAGCATCCAGAAATGCGCAGCAGAGAATAAAATAGTCGTTGTTTTGGGCTTTTCCGAGAACCTGCATAACTCCCTGTATATCTCGCAGGCTATTATTGGAAGTGATGGGAAGATCCTCACCACCCGCAAGAAAATCAAGCCCACCCACATGGAGCGGACCATTTTCGGTGACTCGTTTGGAGACTGTCTGCAGAGTGTAGTCGACACATCAGCCGGTCGCGTCGGTGCTCTTTCCTGCTGGGAGCACATCCAGCCTCTGCTGAAATATCACACTTATGCCCAGAGGGAACAGATTCATGTCGCCGCATGGCCGCCTCTATTCCCTCACAACGAAGACGGTTCCTTGTTTTCGATGTCCAGCGAGGGTATGGATGCCAACTGGACGAGGTACACAGATGCTAACAAGTCTCCTCTCAGGTACCAGTTCCATTGCGAGGACATATGCTATCGAAAGCCAGTCTTTTGTCCTTCATACCACGACAGTAATAGGCCAGTCGGGTGTTGACCGAATGGCAACACATGGTGGTGCTCTGATGAGCACCCCTGGCGGAGGCTGCTCCGCCATCTTCGGGCCTGACGGCCGCCAGTTATCGCAGCCCATTCCCAGCACAGAAGAGGGCATTATTTATGCTGACCTCGATTTGGATCAAATTTACCACTCCAAAGCCTTTGTAGATGTCTGTGGACACTATAGCCGACCGGACCTTCTGTGGCTGGGTGTGGAGGGCAGTGTTAAGCGCCATGTCAGGGAGAATGCAGCTACTGTGGCAGCAGAAgcggagcagcaggagcaatAGAAGAACCTAAGTGTCAGAATGTCTCGGAGCATCAGGCTATTGATTTTCTGTACTGCTTGACAGCGGAATTCTGAGTAGCTGCAAGCCGGAAACACAATCTTAATGTCCGCTGTGCACCGGTAAATAGCGAAAGTTCAAGCACTCATGACGTATCGCATATAAGGAATAAATGCTGAATATCAGTGGGAGAAACATGCACCGTTCCTGACAGCCACTTCTGATTGGCCGTTTCCCAGGTCTACCGGAGTCTCAATCCTCTGAATGCTAGTTACTGATCACTCGGTAATCATGATTACAAATGGTAATCTTTCATAGTTTCCATTAAGTTCCCTCCTACGGCTACCTTTCTAAGTCCTATGGTCATTGGTTTAACAATATCAGTTACATGCCAAAGGATTGGAACGCAATGAGTGAGCCCGGCATGCTTACTGGGTATCTATATATCTGCTTGCAATTTGGAAGGACTGAATTTATCCAATGAAACTTCGCGGTTATAACCACTACATAAATTCTTTGGGCCGTGCGCTCCAGCCTCCACCACAGCAAAATGTACTTGCTTTTGGTTGGAAAAGGCTCCTGACCGGCAACCGATGGAACATCTCTGATTCGTTGAGTGGATGATACGGCTCTCCAACTTAGGTACTCACAGACAAGGAGCTATAGCCTTGCAGTGCACCGATAAGGCTCTCAGCCTTGTTGGTCTCCCCTTAAATCTCTTGCTTACCTCCATCTTGCTACTGAGGTGTCACACCCATCAATAACATTTCTGTACCGACGCTTCAGAATGCCACCCAGCGATGCTGACCAGCGACAATATCCCGCATACGAGCCACTACATAATGAATACGACGACCCCGATATATTATCGAGTATTACTGATGCCGAGATAAGGCAAGATCTTGAAGGGCACGAAGATGTGGGGTTACATGCTGTATCGCCTTCTCCCAACACGCCAGATGAGAATGGTGAGTCAAACTCCGATACGGCCTCACACTCCCCGACGTTAGGAGAGCCTTCCAACTACAAAGACGAGAAGCTGGATGGCCCTGAAATAGTCTCAGCCAGGCGCTATGCATCTAGCTGGTTTTGCTGGGAACTTACAGGCATCATTGTTTCAGCGGGTCTCCTAGCTGCGATAATCATCATACTGAAGGTTTAcgatcatcaacctcaaccgaAATGGTGGCACATCTCCCTAAATTCGGTCATCTCTTTTCTCAGTACACTTTCTAGAGCCAGTCTTATGTTTTCTGTCGGGGAGTTGATAGGACAGCTCAAGTGGGTTTGGTTTGCTCAGCAGGAGCAACCTTTGTCACATCTGCGGTCTTTTGACTCAGCCAGCCGGGGTGCTTTGGGGAGTCTAACATTGATATGGGCCTTGCGTGTCCAGCATTTCGCAGGGGTTGGTGCTTTGGCCATGGTTCTTGCCTTGGGTTTTGATCCCTTTTCGCAACTCCTAATACATACCTATGACAAGCTAGTTGTAGACCCATCAGGGACTGCACTGATCGGTAATGCTACCGTATACGACACCATAGGACAGTTGGAGTATGATAAGGGTATGTATATGAAGTAAAATCCCCATCTACTTGGGCAATGTGACAGGGAGTACTAACGACAATATACAGAAACATCAGTTGCATACGTCGACCCTGTTCTGAAGGCAAATGTCTACAATTCGCTCTTCAACACGGATCCAACCCGGCCGTGGGCCATTCCGCAATACTCCTGCTCCTCAACCAACTGTACCTGGGATGCGATCGCTTCGCTCGAGATGCGGTCTCTTTGCAGCAACATCACTAGTGCACTAATAACCAATTGTTCTAGCTTTTCCAATGAATCAGTATACGCGGGACAGAGCAACTGCAGTGTCACGCTACCAAAAGGCGGGCTCTCGGCCTCGTATACGCCAGGTGACTTCTCGTTCACTACTTTCTCAATGAACTCAATTTTAGGTTATGATGCGGTGGTTTATACCAATGCTACATTAATTGCAATTCAATACATAGCCCCTCGGGCCAATCTGGAGCTGCTCGACGATAAACGCTGGTCGAATAGCACGCAGTGGGAAGCCACCGAGTGTTCCCTGGAGCCCATCGTGCGCAGCTTTCGTCCTAAAATCTTCCATAACCACTACAGTGATAAGACGCAGGCGATCTGGATTCAGCATAATATGACTACAACGTACAATGTGCATCAGTCTGCAGGTTTTAATTTCACCCCGGAATCATGGGGTCCTGATCTTGGTGTGCACCAAAACCCGCAATCTTTCATACTCAGTGGTGATGCCAGAAAATCGATATTTTACTTCCTAacctccatcttctcggGTCAGGCGACGAGGTCCGCGACGGAAATATTTTTCGACCCGCTGGATTCTAGCTGGTATGCTGCTTCTGATACGCTCCAGGCGCTGGCCGTGGCAAATATTAGTGGGTGCAGTGAGCTTCTTTCCGAACGGCTGTCCTGCGCGATGGATaatgttgctgctgccatgTCAAAAACCTTCCGGGATGCGGCTTACGTTGCTGATCCCGCATCGGCCGCCATGACGACGGGGAGTGCAAAAGTCAGTGAAGTCTATATTGTCGTGTACTGGGCCTATCTGGCCTTACCAGTCCTTGTCTGGACTTTGGGGGCCATCCTGGTGCTCGGGACGCTCTGGAAGACTCGTCGCGCTCGTGTACCCGCTTGGAAGAACGACACGCTGCCATTGCTGTTTCTGTATCGAAATCAAGATGAGGGCATGGAGTTGCCGCAGGGAAGCGAGACTGAACAAGCAAGCCGTCATGAGTTGGTACGGTTGTATAATGACGAGAGTCGAGTGTTTCTTGGTCGGTGTACGGATAGCAAGTCCCAGCGTCCTTAAGTGGCTGCTGCCCTTTCTCTGACCAGGCTTTAACTATCCATGAGCTCAGTTTACTCGACACATAAACACTACCTATTGTGAGGCTGATTCCTTCTACTATCAATCACATATAATATGATCTGTCTATAACCTAGCTTGTAATCTACATACTCAAAGGGCCGTGCTCAATCTTAGCTAGTTGCAACAAACTCCTAAATATTTCTTGATGGCTTTCGTGAAGACACCCCCATCGGCAAGATACAGAATAtcacttcatcctcgactTCTATGATGTAGCTACAAACAATGGAAGAAATCATTCTTCACCTGCCGTTCCAGTAATGCGAAGCTAGGCAAATAGAATACTGGAGAGTGAGATCCATTAATGTTACTACTAAAACCGTGAATATGCAATTCGCATCTATCACAGAGCATCTATTAAAAGGATATGCATGAAgaccacctcatcatcagatCAAGAATGCCCTAGTGTGAAAGCACTAATGACTAAGTCGAATAATCCCTTCATCCAGCATGAACAACTGCTCAGTGCATAATTATAATTGAATGGCATCGTCGCTGCCTGGACCAGCCGGGCCATGTATAAAAGCCCCTCGACCCCCAGCCCTAGTGATAAAGAGGGAGCGACTCAATACCGCTGAAGCCCGTATACAGCGCATCGCAGAGCAAGCGACAGGATCGAAGATCGATCGGAGAAGCATTGTGTCTTTGCAGACTCTGCAGGCCACTGTACACAATTGATGAATGAATGTAACAGAAACTCGCCTCAGGAAGATGACAATTGCATTCATCTCAAACTGTCTATCGAAGCTGTTTCTTACGTTTGTGTGACAAGCTCCCGTTGGCGGGGATATATCAGGCTTAGAATAGGAGAAGAAGTGTGCGGGACTGCTGAACTGTTTACCACAATGTTTCTTTTGGAGAAGAACTTATTCATGATAAACTGTCGAACAGGCCTCAGAAGTATCAAGAATCATGCAAGCTGACTCGCTGGTTGGAATTGTTCATATAGCCAGATGAACCAGATTACTATATCATATGataatacagatatattTTCCAATATATTCTAACAGTGCCACGTAGATCAAACAACCAGTAATTTCATTTATTCCTCTACCCCGGCACTAGGCCACAATATAAAGAATTCAACCACCCTATATATCCTTCCGCGCATGCCGACTAtacctcttcctcaatgTCTCCCCGTACTACATACCACATCAATCAGCCCGATCCCcacacctccatccccatgaaacggaaaagaaaactcaccttcatcaacacAACCGGGATGGGAATAAACGCACAGCCCAAGAACGCCAACGTCGAACTCGCCCACCCCACCCCCAGGTTCTTATACATCGCAGTCGCGAACAGCGGAAACCCGGCACCAAACGCACTCCGAAACAAATCATTCCCAGCGAGCACACTCGCCGCATACTCCGGGTACGCATCGGAGAGATAATTCAGCACGGGATTAAAAAGTAGGAACGCACCGACGGAGAAGAATCCACTGCCCACAATCGGCATGATCCAATGAATAGAGGGTCGGGCACTCCATCCGAACCAGAAAAGAcagatggggatgaagaacCCGCCTACAATAGCGGGCGGGAGACGCGCCTCCGGGGGAACGTTGCCTGTTTCAGGATCGAATTTTGGTTCGAGGTATTTGTGCATCCACCAGTAATATGGAGGGATTGTTATCAGGGCGCCGGTTAGGATGCCGATGTATGCTAGACCTTGCTGGCCGAGATTGAAGCCGTAGATGCCTGCGAAGACGATGTTGAAGGATTCAAACCATACGTAGAGAAGACCGTAGATTAGGGCGATGTATAGGTTCAGGAGGAAGACCATTGGTTCGGTGAAGTTGAGAGTGAAGGGCCGGACGAGCGTCATCATGGCGAGTTCGCGCGCTGTGAGATGTTCGCTGGCGAGTTCGGGTTCGCTGCGTAGGTTGTGTCGGTTGGTCAGCTTGCGAAGTCGGCGGGCGCGTCGGTATAGAATGTTGCTGGAGGAGGTCTCTGGAAGGAAGATTATTAGTACGACTAGTGTGAATCCTGATAGCCACATTAGCTCCCAGATCGTCCAGCGCCAGCCTTTGGCCTGGGCGGCGAATCCGCCGACTAGGGGACCGAGCACGGGGCCGCAGATGGCGCTGATACCCCAGATGCCGATTCCGTAGGCGCGTTTACGAGGGGCGAACATGTCGGAGAGGGTGGCGCCGCCCTGGATGATGTTAGCGCATGATAGTGAATTGAGGGGAAGGCGAGGGGTACTGTTGCAAGAGCAGGCGATCCAAAGAAGCCAGTCAGGAAGCGAAAGGCTAGTAGTGTGCCGAGGTTTCCGGCCAATGCGACTGGGACTTGCAGGGCAACAAATACAATTAGTGTCGCGATGTAGACGGAGTTGCGCCCGATCTGGGGCACCTCGCTCATGGGTGACCATAACAGCGGGCCCAGTCCGTAGCCAGCCACGAACAGGGTCAGTCCCAATGTAGCCGCGACTTGGCTGATTTGGAACTCGGACATAACTGATTCGATACCGGCGCTGTAGATGGCGCTGCCGATATAAACGCTGAAGGTGAGGAGGCAGATCTCGAAGGTCACCACGACTTTCTTCCATAGTGGCCAGTGTTGGGGGTTCTGATGAGTTAGCTTTCGCTCAGCATAGAACAGTATATGCCTACCTCCGGGTCACGATCACTCCACCAGTCGACGATGGTCACGTCGCGTCCCTTCTCTGGGTCGATGACGGCCCCAGTGATGCCTTGATACCGACGGCCATTATGCGACCATGCCGTGGAGGGCACCCTCGTCATGGACTCGGTGTCGGCAGCGC belongs to Aspergillus luchuensis IFO 4308 DNA, chromosome 3, nearly complete sequence and includes:
- a CDS encoding uncharacterized protein (COG:G;~EggNog:ENOG410PJJ1;~InterPro:IPR005829,IPR005828,IPR003663,IPR036259, IPR020846;~PFAM:PF00083,PF07690;~TransMembrane:9 (o25-46i58-83o150-169i269-294o306-327i334-356o368-393i405-428o434-454i);~go_component: GO:0016020 - membrane [Evidence IEA];~go_component: GO:0016021 - integral component of membrane [Evidence IEA];~go_function: GO:0022857 - transmembrane transporter activity [Evidence IEA];~go_process: GO:0055085 - transmembrane transport [Evidence IEA]), with the protein product MDTGIIGSVVVMDQFKQKFGSFSSIVHGLVVSSILIPAAFSSFFGGKLADWIGRPRSIAIGALIFGIGCAFEAGAVHLAMFIVGRVVEGLGEGLYLGTLVVYICEISPPSQRGPLTTGPQLLVTMGLVVGFFTCYGCEKMPSSMAWRTPFTVLACISIVFSLAAFLWLIDSPRWLTLHNRVDDATRAWEYLQVSQADREELLEEEEEVDVREEALTHPLAPTESVLAPNTLDQVVSRHSRVSTRRTKGKGMEEASLFDAFKPDVRSRTLLGLFLMGMQQMAGIDGVLYYAPMLFEQAGMTSSQASFLASGVSGLVIFVVTIPGLIYADSWSRRANVILGGLGLTITMFVIGSLYAADAVHHSTGAGRWVVIVAIYLFAAIYSVSWGVSCKVYAAEIQPQRTRASATCLAHGSNWVSNFFVALITPVLLARSSCAAYFLFGGCTALTIVVCGFYMPETKGRSLEEVERCFVRGKEDS
- a CDS encoding uncharacterized protein (COG:Q;~EggNog:ENOG410PM4N;~InterPro:IPR036291,IPR002347;~PFAM:PF08659,PF00106;~go_process: GO:0055114 - oxidation-reduction process [Evidence IEA]), whose product is MVAISEVRGQLPNIKNLGSGLVAVFVGGTSGIGLSTAREFTRYATAPHIYLIGRNEAQASEIISELRAVNQSATVDFIKSDISLLKNVDTTCREIAQKESQVNLLFLSAGILTTQGRNETPEGLDRKLSLHYYARMRFADNLLPLLNQAASSDRLARVVSVFSPGNEGKLIEDDLDLRSNYSLSNAAAHGCTMTSLYMAQLAAAHPNISWVHSRPGAVNTNVTREFNPLVRGLTNALFVLTPLLSSIGLISVKESGERHAYAAMSPLFAPRVKGVDTVGADGVKGSGAYRVDYDSSIVKAKSELVKGYLSSGVGKKVWEHTRDMYAKATGN
- the NIT2_2 gene encoding carbon-nitrogen hydrolase family protein (COG:E;~EggNog:ENOG410PJIE;~InterPro:IPR036526,IPR044149,IPR000132,IPR003010;~PFAM:PF00795;~go_function: GO:0003824 - catalytic activity [Evidence IEA];~go_process: GO:0006807 - nitrogen compound metabolic process [Evidence IEA]), which codes for MQIPDILISFNIPSSHNPAMSSQVRVAVTQAEPVWLDLDATVKKTCDLIVEAAANGAQLVAFPECWIPGYPAWIWTRPVDMRLSSTYIQNSLKIDSPQMASIQKCAAENKIVVVLGFSENLHNSLYISQAIIGSDGKILTTRKKIKPTHMERTIFGDSFGDCLQSVVDTSAGRVGALSCWEHIQPLLKYHTYAQREQIHVAAWPPLFPHNEDGSLFSMSSEGTSSIARTYAIESQSFVLHTTTVIGQSGVDRMATHGGALMSTPGGGCSAIFGPDGRQLSQPIPSTEEGIIYADLDLDQIYHSKAFVDVCGHYSRPDLLWLGVEGSVKRHVRENAATVAAEAEQQEQ
- a CDS encoding DUF3176 domain-containing protein (COG:S;~EggNog:ENOG410PR4M;~InterPro:IPR021514;~PFAM:PF11374;~TransMembrane:4 (i100-122o134-155i197-218o581-604i)), with amino-acid sequence MPPSDADQRQYPAYEPLHNEYDDPDILSSITDAEIRQDLEGHEDVGLHAVSPSPNTPDENGESNSDTASHSPTLGEPSNYKDEKLDGPEIVSARRYASSWFCWELTGIIVSAGLLAAIIIILKVYDHQPQPKWWHISLNSVISFLSTLSRASLMFSVGELIGQLKWVWFAQQEQPLSHLRSFDSASRGALGSLTLIWALRVQHFAGVGALAMVLALGFDPFSQLLIHTYDKLVVDPSGTALIGNATVYDTIGQLEYDKETSVAYVDPVLKANVYNSLFNTDPTRPWAIPQYSCSSTNCTWDAIASLEMRSLCSNITSALITNCSSFSNESVYAGQSNCSVTLPKGGLSASYTPGDFSFTTFSMNSILGYDAVVYTNATLIAIQYIAPRANLELLDDKRWSNSTQWEATECSLEPIVRSFRPKIFHNHYSDKTQAIWIQHNMTTTYNVHQSAGFNFTPESWGPDLGVHQNPQSFILSGDARKSIFYFLTSIFSGQATRSATEIFFDPLDSSWYAASDTLQALAVANISGCSELLSERLSCAMDNVAAAMSKTFRDAAYVADPASAAMTTGSAKVSEVYIVVYWAYLALPVLVWTLGAILVLGTLWKTRRARVPAWKNDTLPLLFLYRNQDEGMELPQGSETEQASRHELVRLYNDESRVFLGRCTDSKSQRP
- a CDS encoding MFS transporter (COG:U;~EggNog:ENOG410QDYJ;~InterPro:IPR020846,IPR011701,IPR036259;~PFAM:PF07690;~TransMembrane:12 (i124-148o160-180i192-213o219-241i253-275o287-312i360-379o399-419i440-459o465-489i509-526o532-552i);~go_function: GO:0022857 - transmembrane transporter activity [Evidence IEA];~go_process: GO:0055085 - transmembrane transport [Evidence IEA]) — protein: MSCLIQDSILGQFIRLVSRGRYFRFEEQKDPSLWQQYVNLNKSGRMAYSGRPDADEELPERFSAADTESMTRVPSTAWSHNGRRYQGITGAVIDPEKGRDVTIVDWWSDRDPENPQHWPLWKKVVVTFEICLLTFSVYIGSAIYSAGIESVMSEFQISQVAATLGLTLFVAGYGLGPLLWSPMSEVPQIGRNSVYIATLIVFVALQVPVALAGNLGTLLAFRFLTGFFGSPALATGGATLSDMFAPRKRAYGIGIWGISAICGPVLGPLVGGFAAQAKGWRWTIWELMWLSGFTLVVLIIFLPETSSSNILYRRARRLRKLTNRHNLRSEPELASEHLTARELAMMTLVRPFTLNFTEPMVFLLNLYIALIYGLLYVWFESFNIVFAGIYGFNLGQQGLAYIGILTGALITIPPYYWWMHKYLEPKFDPETGNVPPEARLPPAIVGGFFIPICLFWFGWSARPSIHWIMPIVGSGFFSVGAFLLFNPVLNYLSDAYPEYAASVLAGNDLFRSAFGAGFPLFATAMYKNLGVGWASSTLAFLGCAFIPIPVVLMKYGETLRKRYSRHARKDI